The DNA window CTAAAATTTAATACTATAGTATTAGTTCATTATATTGCaataaatctttttcaaactcgTGCAATCATGCATCACAGAACAAAGAAGAATCACAAcaaaaactaataaaaaagaatacgaTGCGTGCCAATTTTAAAAGTTCTTAGTAATGTCTAGCCTTTGAGATCAGGATCCATAGTCGGCGGTTCATTGCAAACCTCAATTGTCTTTATAaagctttttttcttcccaatCGCTTTGGAAAACTTTGGtggtattataattttgtccGTGTTTTACTTTTTGAGTTTTCGTATTATTTGATAAGATCAATATAGTGGTATATTAGACTTTCATACGCGAAAAGTTCACGTAGGTTTAATGGATTGTCTTAATAGAACTTGTACATCAGTTTCAAGAACAACGCTCAGATTgggaaataacgattttttcttaatgtctgtaaattttcagattttggATTTAATACAGAAGTTTGTTTTAATATCTTAGAAATTCGTACATCAATTCCAactatttgaattatttttatctgcATAAAAGTAATACATTAGAAATATACTGTCTAGGTAAGATGAAATGCTCGTCGTAGTTTATAGTATAACTAGATCCAAGTGATATGAGATATAAACATTATTAGCATTTAGAAAATAtcgttgaattgaatttattaatgCTACCGGACGTGTCGGAGATTTTAACTGCTCACCATATGTATAAAAGTCCTTGTGGATCATCGATATTATGGATAACTGAAATCAGTCTGGTTCCATGacgatataaatatttgaaaatatttgctatgccaatattttttaaacttttcttATCGTACAATCATATCGAATGATTACAGGTATGTGCTGGAAGGATACAACGCATTGTCCTGGCTCGCGGTGGATGCCAATACAAAAGACCGGCTATCCTGTTTGCCGGTCCATGTCCAGGCACTCATGCAGCTCTACCATGCAGCGGCAGCCCTCGTCTGACCCAGACCCTCTCCTCTTGTAATGCAGCGCGCACTCCTTTCTCTCAGATTCGTTACTGTATTAACATTACTCGGGGCTTGGCGAGAGCAAATAGTTTTATATCCGCACTGCGGTGATACGACGTTAAATATCGATAGAATCGCTGTGTTGTTCCCGACTTGATCTTTGACGTccatgaaaataatgaaatgtataaaattgagGACTATTCGCTAGAATTGAAAACTTGGATACGAGAACAAGACGGGCATCGTCGTACGTCGTTAAGAGCGAGTATAAGACATTTGGAATTGCCTCTCGGCTAATAGATagttaattttataaaaacttgaaaaagaagtaaaacaataacaaaacaTCAGAACCACTAGTAAGTTATATGTATCCACAAGTGtttttaattgtaaattaaacttttgtacaaagaattttattacatactAGCGCGACAAGTAATATAAAAACGAATATATTAcattgttttataattttatataggtaataaaatgaaaacggGGGTAATTGTTATTTGCCTCATAAAAGCCCCAAGTATGCGATGTTGTGGAAATGAGAAACGCGATGTGTATACTCCCCTGTTCGAGTCACTGTTATCACGTTAGTCAGACTCGAAGCGCAACACTGTAGAAACGAGTGCAAATTATATTGTCATTTGATACGCTGGACGACCGTACTCCGTATGCATACGGCATAGTGTAACATATTATAATGTTTAAAGATAAAGAGATGATAATTTATGAAGCGATCATATCGCGGGAATTAGCCAATTTAACGTGGTCGTCCAAGAATTTCatcattgaaagaaaaaaaaattaatggaatAAGATACGACCTGATGAGAAGATGAAAAAGGGAAAGGGGAACGCGATGGGGGAGAGGGAGGCACGTGTCTGGGTGAAGCCGCGGTGGCAAAACTGCGTCAGTCGCATAGTACAAATATGACCTGTACATAGGAACCCTTAACCCCCtaattattgaattaattgaataattaatttactcaCACACACCCACACTCACTCTGTATCTATAGTATTTATTACATGGGTAGTACGTCATTATTgggattattattattattattatattaatattacgAAATACAgttttatgtgtatatatataattatatacttcGTTCTAAATTTGAAGTGCGTTTTGCAATTCAAATTGCAAGCATAAAAGAGAGGGTACATTTGGAACAATTTTtcgtgtatttatttattttctctactTATTTTTTCGGTATACTGTAATTATAATAGGTATAATTCGAAGACAGATATAatctgttttttgtttctttatcattgattcttttttcgcaaagtttttcaatacaCAATAAATCAAACCCTTTCTATTTATGCTTGCCATGTATAAATAATCCATCCTTTGAGCAATTTACCCTTTTATCCTTACTTTTTATCATTCAATgtaaagaaataagaaaaaaagttatttacaAACGCATATATCTACATATGTAGGTAAAACCTCATAAGCCGTTATCACTTAGCTTCTTTGTGACTTTTCACACTGCATGTTGCTGGTAATTACCAATTACGTAAGTTATCGTTGGCTTTAAATGACTAGTAGATTACAAATTATGGTACGAGAATGAAATAAACGTGGTGTCCAACGCTCGGTGAGTAcgagaaacaagaaaatagTGGAAGAACTTGAGGAATCGTgcgaaaatttgaggaagGTGACACACGGAAACCTTGGAAATAATTAGGTAATTTACttcgatagttttttttttcttttttcagaaTTACAATGGGAATTGTAGGaactcaaattttttaattccagcTAATTTGAAGTGACCCCGaatccgaaaaaaatttagtaataACGCAagtgatgataaaaattgtgaaaaatgaaagtagtTCTGTGGATGTATGTAACATACCACCTAATTACGCATGAAACCAAGTAAGTGAAGAGACGTCTCTTGTAACTTTTCAGGACCTTACTTTACCAAACTGCTGGACACCACGGGCAAGAATTCCTGTTTAGAACTTCTTACAtagaataatattaattttggacTAGTATTGAGATGTAGCACTAGAATGCACTAACAAGGTACTTTCAACCTTGTGAGATATGCCATACGGTCTCAAATGATAAATGAGATACTCCAATACGTACATCATGTTGGGAGATacataatgaaatgaaattgcgCTGTCTGAACAGCAATTCAGACCGTCATTTGTTTTATAGTAAATATACTTCCagtaccaaaaatttttatcaacatgATTCGGAATTAAGTGATGCTCAGGGACGAATGGAAAAAATCTACCACGTCCGTGTGGATCCCGAGTGTCCATTGCACGAACTCCAATATTATCCAGGCACTTTCCCATCTCCACATCCTCCGCTCCACCATTGTCTGCCCGgcatttctttttatctgtCAGTCCATCCTCAACCAGCTTGCGCAGTCCTTCTAGGCTGAGCACATAGCCTGCCCCTCCGCTCATGTATCCTTGCTTAACAAACGGCTTGAATCTGCACCCAAAGTAGAGGGGAGATTCGGGACTGTAGGACTGGAGCATGTAGCGGAGATTTTCAACAATCacatatctgaaaaaattgattgcatTACTTTAGAATGATAAGAAATATCCGAGATAAGTATAATTTACTATTTGTTCATCAAATGCAAACATTATACTTTCAATGTAAACCACAATGAATACTTACGTGTCATCATCCGCTTTCATGAACCAGTCGGCCTTGTCTTTGTAATTCTCATATGCATATTTGAAAGCTTCTTTAGTTTTTGCCCACAGATTGTCTCTTCCTTCTTTAACAGGAAGAACTACGGTCGGTAAGCTTGTGTCTGtggattaaaaaaacattttccaaACTTGAATCATTTTTAGTTTGAAATCAAAAGTTCCTTCTTGGAGCTAAGAATTATTCGTTACCTGCTTCTGAGCTCATGAAAAGCAGGATGTTACATCGTTTACCCCAAGTAGCTTTCACGTGACGAGCTTTAGTTTGATGGTTCTTTGGACCAGTCATTACCCAGCAAAGAACCCTAATTTTCTTTGCCATTTCTTGGGCAACCTC is part of the Neodiprion virginianus isolate iyNeoVirg1 chromosome 5, iyNeoVirg1.1, whole genome shotgun sequence genome and encodes:
- the LOC124306345 gene encoding glycoprotein-N-acetylgalactosamine 3-beta-galactosyltransferase 1-like isoform X1; this encodes MGQQWIPGLDGGRGGRRFVLTLATGMVFGFLSACFLLAATNDAPRMFNWITGSPALSSRDPHHYSELESESGPETDVKFHGADEEFHKGEDEVAQEMAKKIRVLCWVMTGPKNHQTKARHVKATWGKRCNILLFMSSEADTSLPTVVLPVKEGRDNLWAKTKEAFKYAYENYKDKADWFMKADDDTYVIVENLRYMLQSYSPESPLYFGCRFKPFVKQGYMSGGAGYVLSLEGLRKLVEDGLTDKKKCRADNGGAEDVEMGKCLDNIGVRAMDTRDPHGRGRFFPFVPEHHLIPNHVDKNFWYWKYIYYKTNDGLNCCSDSAISFHYVSPNMMYVLEYLIYHLRPYGISHKVESTLLVHSSATSQY
- the LOC124306345 gene encoding glycoprotein-N-acetylgalactosamine 3-beta-galactosyltransferase 1-like isoform X2, producing the protein MSGPETDVKFHGADEEFHKGEDEVAQEMAKKIRVLCWVMTGPKNHQTKARHVKATWGKRCNILLFMSSEADTSLPTVVLPVKEGRDNLWAKTKEAFKYAYENYKDKADWFMKADDDTYVIVENLRYMLQSYSPESPLYFGCRFKPFVKQGYMSGGAGYVLSLEGLRKLVEDGLTDKKKCRADNGGAEDVEMGKCLDNIGVRAMDTRDPHGRGRFFPFVPEHHLIPNHVDKNFWYWKYIYYKTNDGLNCCSDSAISFHYVSPNMMYVLEYLIYHLRPYGISHKVESTLLVHSSATSQY